In Phoenix dactylifera cultivar Barhee BC4 chromosome 1, palm_55x_up_171113_PBpolish2nd_filt_p, whole genome shotgun sequence, the genomic stretch TATGGCGATCCTAAAATATCATTTAGCTGTTCTACTAAATAATAACATCATGAGGATTGGCTCATCTTCATTTTGAAGCTAAAGGCCTTATCATGCATCGGATGGCATGTGAATATGGTGCGCTTAACATGTCATTATGACAACTAAGTCATCTATCATTCAAGCATGCATCTCAACTATCTTCTTGGAAGTTGAGTTACAGCAGTAATCATTTGCATCTGAAATGTTATAACCCATATATGGACTCCCTTACTGATTATTAGTTGTCATATCGTCAAGTTTATTAGCAAAGCCAAGCGGCCCTAATAGCTTAGCCAAACATTTGATGCTATAATGATGGGAAAAGTTTGAAGCCGAAGACATGATCCTGGAAGGAAAAGATGCACCAACGGTGCCTATTGGCCATCAATTTTTTGCGATTTTGCTCTATATTAGCGATAAAGTGCCTGATAAACACCATTTCGCCATCAAATATTAGGAGGACAACACAAGGCTTAAGCCATGCAAATTTTTGTTAAAACAACTAAAATTTGACACCTTAATTTCCAATAATCTTTCCATTGTCAAAGTTGACACCTTAAGTTATTTAATTATAATAAGGTAAAGATTGTTTTACATCATGGATTGTCATAAATAACCTTGGCATTTGTCGTATTATTCTTATTGCATTATCGATCGTGTTGGGCACGGAACATCGACAAGTCGATAGGACTATGTTGATCATATCCCCCGGCATGTAATCTACATCCACGCAAGATGGAATAAATGAAGCTCATATGATCGATCAACAACTTGAAGCTTACTGCATTATGAGATAATTCGTTTACTGCATGCACCATATTACGGTGCATCCCCGTCGTTTAATATTGTGCACACGATACTATAGTGCCAAAAATTCTACACACATCAGCACGTGAAAATATCACACCACCTCTCTCCAACGACTCTTCTTTCCCATCCCTATCTTCTTGTACTCATCTTTGGAAAAGTCGATCGAGCACGCCATCGATGACTAATTCAATAGTGCAGCAGCCGTCCACACCGTCGCTGACGAATTCAATAGCGCAGTTGCCTCCCAAGTACTAGTCAGTGCGTCTATAATTCAAGGGGTAATTAATTCCCCACCCTCCAATAAAGGCCCCGCTATAACAAAAAGTTCAACCGGTCTTAAAATCTTCATTTTCAAGATTGAATTCATTGTCGGTCTTAAAATCTTCATAATTGAATTCATTTTCAAGATTGGAAACTATCTCAGATACACAACTTTAAATATTTCAGAACTGTAGCTTTGCTAGGACGTCAATATAAGAAGAAGGCGGAGCCATTTCGCTCAACTGTGTCAAGGGTCATAAGATTAAGTAGAAGTACCAAACCTTAACAATATGTCTAAGCAGAGGTGACGCTATGTTTCCCAAAGCTAATTCATGGATTTGAGCTTATATTTCATGCATGTATACTGGTTAATTTCCAGGGAACTTGGCGCTAACAAGTGGTAACCATGACACGCAGGTTGGAAGGCAAGGTGGCCATCATCACTGGCGCGGCCAGTGGGATCGGGGAGGCCACCGCAAGGATCTTCGCAGCCCACGGCGCCCTCGTCGTCATCGCCGACATCCAGGACGAGCTGGGCGCCGGCGTCGTCGCCTCCATCGGCCCGGACAAGTGCAAGTACAAGCACTGCGACGTGCGCAGCGAGAAGGAAGTAGAGGAGCTCGTGGGCTTCGCAATCAAGGCCTACGGCCGGCTCGACATCATGTTCAGCAACGCCGGGATCTCGGAGAAGATAACCAGCAGCATTCTGGACGTGGACTTCGACGTGCTCGATAATGTCATCGCCGTCAACGTCCGCGGCGTAGCTGCGACGATCAAGCATGCAGGGAGGGCGATGGTGGCCAGCGGGACACGAGGATCGATCATATGCACGGCGAGCGTCGCGGCGACGAGAGGCGGATACGGGCGGGCAGTGTACACAACGTCGAAGCATGCGATGGTCGGGCTCGTGCGGTCGGCGGCAGCGGAGCTTGGAAGGCATGGAATACGGGCGAACTGCGTGTCGCCGGCCGGCGTGGCGACGCCGAGGGTACAGAACTATACTGGGCTGAGCCAGAGTCAGACAGAAGAGTTTTTCGAGGGCATGATGGTGTTGAAGGGAGGAGGGCCGTTGAAGGCAAGTGATATTGGGGAGGCTGCACTCTTCCTGGCGTCCGACGAGTCGGCGTTCGTCACCGGACAAAACCTGATCGTTGATGGGGGGGTGACTGCTGTTGGTGCGACCCCTCCAGTCCCTGCAGCCCAAGTGAAATGAAACGATGCACTTTGAGTGCTGCGCGCAAAGTGTAATCAACCGATGGCATGCCTTATTaaaatcataataataatatagtaATAAAAGCCAAGGCTTGCGTTGCTTTGGATTATTGGGATTAGAGTTTAATTTCGTTGTTTTGAGTTTGCAAGTATTATAATTAGAACACTGGCTTGGACCCAGGTGGCTTAATTTGCAGGCTATGAAGTTGGATttttgataaaatcttatttggaGGAGAAAACTTATAAATTATAGAGTACTGCGCGTTCCCAAGGTAAGGATACGATGGTTGGTATTGATCCATCCCAActtctgagagagagagagagagagagagagagagagatctgttGTCTTCAGAGTTGGTGGATAGGGAGTCGCGGAAGCCGAGGTATGATTCTAATCAGGTCATGTCACTATAGAAAAAATTAGTTTTACCGACGTTTGTAGCAATTTTCAATCTAGCACCAAAATTTTACAATCGCTCGTCGTTGTACTGACTGGCCTACGACGACGTTTATAAgggggttctatatacaccccccctattgctatggacaccccccaaaaaccaaaaaaaaaatacccaaactaacctttagtgtaattaccatattgcccttgaaattttctcagtacaccccccttcctcctcctccgtttcgttttgaaaagaaaaaaaaacacccctcaaacccccctaaacccctcgatccatttacatcgtttaggcgatctttgaaggagatttaagccccattcgaagcatggacaagcaactagtgatttgggacgaagaatcggccgcaaaggtacgtgttccaccttgtttcgatttttttttttttcacggttcgtgctccgttcggcactggatcgccgaacaaaaggcttctgttcggctgaacagtgccgaacagaagccttctgttcggcaaccctcaaccgaacagaagccttctgttcgg encodes the following:
- the LOC103700412 gene encoding short-chain dehydrogenase reductase 3b-like, with the translated sequence MSKQRLEGKVAIITGAASGIGEATARIFAAHGALVVIADIQDELGAGVVASIGPDKCKYKHCDVRSEKEVEELVGFAIKAYGRLDIMFSNAGISEKITSSILDVDFDVLDNVIAVNVRGVAATIKHAGRAMVASGTRGSIICTASVAATRGGYGRAVYTTSKHAMVGLVRSAAAELGRHGIRANCVSPAGVATPRVQNYTGLSQSQTEEFFEGMMVLKGGGPLKASDIGEAALFLASDESAFVTGQNLIVDGGVTAVGATPPVPAAQVK